A single region of the Oncorhynchus keta strain PuntledgeMale-10-30-2019 chromosome 4, Oket_V2, whole genome shotgun sequence genome encodes:
- the neurog1 gene encoding neurogenin-1, with protein sequence MCTAMEPVYSDMDSSSCDYFTHDDEDSCSSMHASSPSSSIGKPASPASDSQGPCATDMGQKKRRRGRARNEATVHVVKKNRRVKANDRERNRMHSLNDALETLRTVLPAFPDDSKLTKIETLRFAHNYIWALSETIRIADIEQRQNKSRADASLLLPSPCVIDAPSPGSDACSWSSSASSSSSSPSYCTSSPSSPATHDDYGCFQTDVLQYSYHNFVPGMSY encoded by the coding sequence ATGTGCACCGCAATGGAGCCCGTTTACTCTGACATGGACAGTTCGAGCTGCGACTACTTTACGCACGATGACGAAGACTCGTGCAGCAGTATGCACGCTTCCTCCCCGTCATCCTCGATCGGCAAGCCCGCCTCCCCGGCCAGCGACAGCCAGGGCCCGTGCGCTACCGATATGGGACAGAAGAAGAGACGCAGAGGCAGAGCGAGGAATGAAGCCACCGTGCACGTGGTCAAGAAGAACCGGCGCGTAAAGGCAAACGACCGCGAGAGAAACAGAATGCACAGCCTGAATGACGCTTTGGAGACCCTCCGGACCGTTCTACCGGCGTTCCCCGATGACAGCAAACTCACCAAGATCGAGACTCTGCGCTTCGCTCACAACTACATCTGGGCGCTCTCCGAGACCATACGCATCGCGGACATTGAACAGCGCCAAAACAAATCACGGGCTGATGCATCTCTCTTGCTTCCCAGCCCGTGCGTGATTGACGCCCCGAGTCCGGGCAGTGATGCGTGCTCCTGGAGCTCCAGcgcgtcctcctcttcctcctctccgtctTATTGCACTTCAAGCCCCAGCAGCCCAGCCACCCATGATGACTATGGATGTTTCCAGACTGATGTTCTACAGTACAGCTATCACAACTTTGTACCAGGCATGTCCTACTAA